The Gimibacter soli genome includes a region encoding these proteins:
- the thrC gene encoding threonine synthase: protein MKYVSTRGLADTLSFEEVTLTGLARDGGLYMPASLPKMSFDDIRALRGLPYAEAAFRVIRPFVEGSLTDAELKAMLDETYGDTFRHASTAPLNQIGANDWLLELFHGPTLAFKDFALQLLGRFFDHFTARQGKRLTILGATSGDTGSAAIEAVRACENVSIFMLHPKGRVSEVQRRQMTTILAPNVVNIAVEGTFDDCQALVKAAFNDHAFRDEVSLGAVNSINWARVMAQIVYYFTAAVSLGAPERPVSFSVPTGNFGDIFAGYIARGMGLPIERLVIATNANDILARTLKTGSYAMGDVHATISPSMDIQISSNFERLMFDLAGRDGAAVRAYMDTFAANRSFSFAPAEYAALKDLFSAARVDDKETSATMQAVYKASGYVADPHTAVGIRAAEVCLPATGTPRVTLSTAHPAKFGAAVKAAVGVDPVLPAHLADLLGREERYQTLPNDLNALKALMRAGGRS from the coding sequence ATGAAATATGTATCGACCCGCGGCCTTGCCGATACCCTGTCTTTCGAAGAGGTCACGCTGACCGGTCTCGCCCGTGACGGCGGCCTGTATATGCCGGCAAGCCTGCCGAAAATGTCCTTCGATGATATTCGCGCGCTGCGCGGCCTGCCTTATGCCGAAGCCGCCTTCCGGGTGATCCGTCCCTTCGTGGAAGGCAGCCTGACGGACGCCGAGCTGAAGGCGATGCTGGACGAAACCTACGGCGATACTTTCCGCCATGCGTCCACTGCTCCGCTCAACCAGATTGGCGCGAACGACTGGCTTCTCGAGCTGTTCCACGGCCCGACGCTCGCTTTCAAGGATTTCGCGCTGCAGCTTCTTGGTCGCTTCTTTGATCACTTCACGGCACGGCAGGGCAAGCGCCTGACCATTTTGGGCGCCACTTCGGGCGACACCGGATCGGCTGCTATCGAAGCCGTGCGGGCGTGCGAGAATGTCTCGATCTTCATGCTGCACCCCAAGGGTCGCGTCTCCGAAGTGCAGCGCCGCCAGATGACGACGATCCTTGCCCCGAATGTGGTGAATATCGCCGTTGAAGGCACCTTCGATGATTGTCAGGCGCTGGTAAAGGCCGCGTTCAACGATCATGCCTTCCGCGATGAAGTGTCGCTTGGTGCGGTCAACTCGATCAACTGGGCGCGCGTGATGGCCCAGATCGTCTATTATTTCACGGCTGCGGTGTCGCTGGGTGCACCCGAGCGTCCCGTATCCTTCAGCGTGCCGACCGGCAACTTCGGTGACATTTTCGCGGGCTATATCGCGCGCGGCATGGGATTGCCGATCGAGCGACTGGTGATTGCAACGAACGCCAACGATATTCTCGCCCGCACGCTCAAGACCGGCTCTTACGCCATGGGCGATGTGCATGCGACGATCTCGCCTTCGATGGATATCCAGATCAGCTCGAACTTCGAACGCCTGATGTTTGATCTGGCTGGCCGCGACGGTGCCGCCGTGCGCGCCTATATGGATACGTTCGCTGCTAACCGTTCCTTCAGCTTTGCGCCTGCAGAATATGCAGCCCTGAAGGATCTTTTCTCAGCCGCCCGTGTGGACGACAAGGAAACGAGCGCAACGATGCAAGCGGTGTACAAGGCGTCCGGCTATGTTGCTGACCCCCACACGGCGGTCGGTATCCGCGCGGCCGAGGTTTGCCTGCCCGCAACCGGCACGCCGCGCGTGACCCTGTCGACCGCACACCCCGCCAAGTTCGGTGCCGCCGTGAAAGCGGCTGTCGGCGTTGACCCGGTGCTGCCGGCGCACCTTGCCGATCTTCTGGGCCGTGAGGAGCGTTACCAGACGCTGCCGAATGACCTTAATGCCCTGAAGGCCCTGATGCGGGCCGGAGGTCGCTCTTGA
- a CDS encoding SURF1 family protein, translated as MTSERRFRPGMGLTIATLVALAILIGLGSWQIGRIPEKRALLNRIHVGLTTDPMPLPVHVDDPTMLDWRRVSLEGIVADADPLPVFATNQTGKGGYHLYLPVKTRFGMAVMVNFGWVPMDQMDVPLPRGQEVALSGVFRVSAVPGFMSPENEPEKRVFYTADVHEMAAVFGLRTKEYYHFRVIADPWQDAPLPEAGQARVDIPNNHFEYAMTWFGLALTLVGVYVAYGVRRARKS; from the coding sequence GTCGCCCTTGCCATCCTCATCGGCCTCGGCAGTTGGCAGATTGGCCGTATTCCCGAAAAACGGGCGCTTCTCAACCGTATCCATGTGGGGCTGACGACCGATCCGATGCCGCTGCCGGTGCATGTGGACGATCCGACCATGCTTGACTGGCGCCGGGTGAGCCTTGAAGGCATCGTCGCCGATGCTGATCCCCTGCCGGTGTTCGCCACGAACCAGACGGGCAAGGGCGGTTATCACCTGTATCTGCCGGTCAAGACGCGCTTTGGCATGGCGGTGATGGTCAATTTCGGCTGGGTACCGATGGACCAGATGGACGTGCCGCTGCCGCGCGGGCAGGAAGTGGCCCTCAGCGGGGTCTTCCGTGTGAGCGCCGTACCGGGCTTCATGTCGCCAGAAAACGAGCCGGAAAAGCGGGTGTTCTATACAGCCGATGTGCACGAGATGGCGGCTGTTTTCGGGCTGCGCACCAAGGAATATTATCATTTCCGGGTGATCGCGGACCCGTGGCAGGATGCACCGCTGCCGGAAGCCGGGCAGGCGCGGGTGGATATTCCCAATAACCATTTCGAATATGCGATGACCTGGTTCGGTCTCGCCCTCACCCTTGTCGGGGTCTATGTGGCTTATGGCGTGCGCCGGGCACGGAAAAGCTAA